In the Nitrospirales bacterium LBB_01 genome, one interval contains:
- a CDS encoding UDP-N-acetylmuramoyl-L-alanyl-D-glutamate--2,6-diaminopimelate ligase yields the protein MNISEVLGRIQVREIDGSLTRIANGVTYDSRKVQPGNMFFAIKGEHSDGHNFIADAVKNGASCVIYEDDVNIEPYSGKDVLFVRVEDVRLALGYISANYYGDPSTNLNLTGITGTNGKTSTAYILKSILEANAKDVGLIGTVAYTIKDRIYTAGHTTPESPEFQMYLSEMSKAGCSHVVTEVSSHALSQCRVDGAEFDRVVFTNLTRDHLDYHKDMEDYFNAKMRLFTELLKPNGTAIINTDDSYGRRLFTQHTGQILTYGFNADADVRATDINLSMSGLEFTVSSDGKYYKTASNLRGLINVYNILAAFSTALSLGIPFNDILAGIYNLKIVTGRFEPIEEGQDFSVIVDYAHTDDALKNLLENVRKMVHGKIITVFGCGGNRDKGKRPIMGAVATSLSDFAIITSDNPRFEDPLDIINQIEKGAGQAYSVEPDRAKAIREAIYMASDGDAVIIAGKGHESYQEIKGVQHPFSDKETAIKILKKLLKEKD from the coding sequence ATGAATATCAGTGAGGTGCTTGGCAGGATACAGGTACGTGAGATAGACGGCAGTCTTACGAGGATTGCTAACGGTGTCACCTATGATTCAAGAAAAGTACAGCCTGGAAATATGTTTTTTGCAATAAAGGGTGAACACTCCGATGGTCACAATTTTATAGCCGATGCTGTAAAAAACGGAGCCAGCTGTGTTATCTACGAAGACGATGTAAACATAGAGCCATATAGCGGCAAGGATGTCCTCTTTGTAAGAGTTGAGGATGTAAGGCTTGCACTGGGTTATATCTCGGCCAATTACTACGGCGACCCCTCCACAAACCTTAATCTAACAGGAATCACAGGCACAAACGGCAAGACCTCAACAGCTTACATTTTGAAATCTATCCTTGAGGCTAATGCAAAAGATGTGGGACTTATCGGCACTGTAGCATACACGATTAAAGATAGAATCTATACGGCAGGACACACAACTCCTGAGTCTCCTGAGTTTCAGATGTACTTAAGTGAAATGTCTAAAGCCGGATGCTCGCATGTAGTTACCGAGGTCTCCTCTCATGCACTGTCACAGTGCCGGGTTGACGGGGCTGAGTTTGACAGGGTAGTGTTTACAAACCTGACCAGAGACCACCTTGATTACCACAAAGACATGGAGGACTATTTTAATGCTAAAATGAGACTCTTTACAGAGCTGCTTAAACCAAACGGTACGGCCATTATAAACACAGATGATTCCTACGGCAGACGGTTATTTACGCAGCACACTGGGCAGATTCTCACTTATGGCTTTAACGCCGATGCCGACGTCAGGGCAACAGATATAAATCTCTCCATGTCAGGACTTGAATTTACAGTATCCTCAGATGGAAAGTATTACAAGACTGCTTCAAACCTAAGAGGTCTCATCAACGTCTATAATATACTTGCCGCATTTTCCACAGCTCTCTCTCTTGGTATCCCATTCAATGACATCCTTGCAGGCATTTACAACCTGAAGATTGTTACCGGCAGATTTGAACCCATCGAAGAGGGGCAGGACTTTAGCGTCATTGTTGACTATGCGCATACGGATGACGCTTTAAAAAATCTGCTTGAAAACGTCAGGAAAATGGTTCATGGGAAAATTATAACGGTATTTGGCTGCGGCGGTAATCGTGACAAGGGGAAGCGTCCGATTATGGGCGCTGTTGCCACATCGCTCAGTGACTTTGCAATTATCACATCGGACAATCCCAGGTTTGAGGACCCGCTGGACATAATCAATCAAATAGAGAAGGGAGCAGGACAAGCCTATAGTGTAGAGCCAGACAGGGCAAAGGCCATACGGGAGGCTATCTATATGGCAAGCGACGGGGATGCAGTTATTATTGCAGGAAAAGGTCACGAAAGTTATCAAGAAATAAAGGGTGTTCAGCATCCGTTTAGTGATAAAGAGACGGCTATAAAAATCCTAAAGAAATTATTAAAGGAAAAAGATTAA
- a CDS encoding penicillin-binding protein 2 gives MGKRVYFVFVLIALGFLAVVGRLFDLMVLNHDKFVKKSANQRIAEVDIQVRRGMIFDRKGRRLVANLEQGSVYLDRANFGGDNERLFKLAKMIDVNVNDLSEQLKSSKNFLWIKRKISLEDTAKVESLKIGGIGITPEAKRYYTLGSFASHIIGFVNLDNKGLEGVESKYDKELTGEGGTYSVQRDARGNRFYSENDAENSGNSLVLTVDEGLQYIVEKELDEAIKKWRAVAATAIMLNPFTGEILAMSNRPTYDPNNPAKTSPAARRNRAVTDVYEPGSTFKVVTASGVLEERLAREDDRIDCSGGGIEVGGKIIKDAHPHGVLTFMEVIQKSSNVGTIKLAQRLGKQRLYKYIKKFGFGDKSGIDLPGEVSGLIKSPERWSGVSIGAMPIGQEVAVTPLQIVSAYSTIANGGYKVHPHVVKGVIRGDGVFSEINKAEPGEQILSKRVVDIVTRALMMVTQQGGTAKYAEVVGNRVAGKTGTAQMYDRNIGRYSSTDFISSFVGFVPAEKPAFAMVVVVWKPRGEIYGGLVAAPVFKNIAEKALTYLNVPREDMIKNNVLVVERDSRTIGVLN, from the coding sequence ATGGGTAAGAGAGTATATTTCGTATTTGTGTTGATAGCACTGGGGTTTTTAGCTGTCGTGGGGCGGCTATTTGATCTTATGGTGTTAAATCACGATAAGTTTGTCAAAAAGTCGGCAAATCAGCGGATTGCTGAGGTTGACATTCAGGTAAGAAGGGGTATGATATTTGACAGAAAAGGAAGACGGCTTGTTGCAAACCTTGAGCAGGGTTCAGTGTATCTGGACAGAGCCAACTTTGGCGGCGACAATGAAAGACTGTTTAAGCTTGCTAAGATGATTGATGTTAATGTCAATGACTTGTCTGAGCAGCTTAAGAGCAGCAAGAATTTTTTATGGATTAAAAGGAAAATCTCACTTGAGGACACAGCAAAGGTGGAAAGCCTGAAAATTGGCGGCATAGGGATAACTCCAGAGGCAAAGCGATACTACACGCTTGGCTCCTTTGCCTCCCACATAATTGGCTTTGTCAATCTTGACAATAAAGGGCTTGAGGGCGTTGAGTCAAAGTATGACAAGGAGCTTACCGGCGAGGGCGGGACATACTCAGTTCAAAGAGACGCACGCGGCAACAGGTTTTACTCCGAAAATGACGCTGAAAATTCTGGCAACAGCTTAGTGCTAACAGTGGATGAGGGGCTTCAGTACATAGTGGAAAAGGAATTGGATGAGGCAATCAAAAAGTGGCGGGCTGTGGCAGCAACGGCAATTATGCTGAATCCGTTTACCGGAGAAATTCTCGCTATGTCCAACAGACCTACGTATGACCCTAATAACCCAGCCAAAACCAGCCCTGCAGCCAGAAGAAACCGTGCCGTAACAGACGTCTATGAGCCGGGGTCAACCTTTAAAGTTGTAACGGCCTCCGGAGTGCTTGAAGAAAGGCTTGCCCGCGAGGATGATAGAATAGATTGCAGCGGAGGCGGGATTGAAGTTGGAGGAAAAATCATAAAAGACGCCCATCCGCACGGGGTTTTAACCTTTATGGAGGTTATCCAGAAATCATCTAACGTAGGAACCATAAAACTTGCTCAACGACTTGGCAAGCAACGGCTTTATAAGTACATAAAGAAATTCGGTTTTGGAGATAAAAGCGGAATAGATTTACCCGGTGAAGTTTCAGGACTGATTAAGAGCCCTGAAAGGTGGTCAGGGGTTTCAATAGGAGCGATGCCGATAGGGCAGGAGGTGGCTGTGACTCCACTTCAGATAGTGAGCGCCTACTCCACAATAGCCAATGGCGGGTATAAAGTACACCCGCATGTGGTAAAAGGCGTGATAAGAGGGGATGGTGTGTTTTCAGAAATTAATAAGGCTGAGCCTGGCGAGCAAATACTGTCAAAACGTGTGGTTGATATAGTAACTCGTGCGCTTATGATGGTTACCCAACAGGGCGGTACGGCTAAATATGCGGAAGTTGTCGGTAACCGCGTGGCAGGTAAAACAGGCACCGCCCAGATGTATGACAGAAACATTGGACGCTACTCATCTACAGATTTCATAAGCTCATTTGTCGGTTTTGTACCGGCAGAAAAACCGGCCTTTGCGATGGTGGTGGTTGTGTGGAAACCAAGGGGTGAAATCTATGGCGGACTTGTTGCCGCTCCAGTGTTTAAAAATATTGCAGAGAAGGCTCTTACATACTTAAATGTGCCGCGTGAGGATATGATTAAAAATAATGTACTTGTTGTGGAAAGAGACAGCAGGACGATAGGTGTTTTAAATTAA